The Novosphingobium terrae genome segment ACTCATGGCCGGGCGGCCTTGTCCGCGCGATGGCCCGAGTCACCCGCGCGGACCTATGGCCCCGGCCCTCCATTCCATCGGCAGATCCTCACAATCAGGAGAGCCGTCATGAGCCGTGTCCTTATCCTTGCCACCGATGGCTTTGAACAGTCGGAACTCACCGGCCCGCGCGATGCGCTCCATCAGGCGGGCATCGAGACGGTGGTCGCCAGCCCAAGGCCGGGCGAGATCAAGGGCTGGCAGCACACCGATTGGGGCGACAGCGTGGCGGTGGACCAGACGCTCGATGAGGTGAATGAGGGCAGCTTCGATGCTCTGGTGCTGCCCGGCGGCCAGATGAACCCCGACAAGCTGCGGCTGGAACCCAAGGCCATCGCACTGGTGCAGAGCTTCGCCCGGGCGGGCAAGCCGGTGGCCGCGATCTGCCATGGGCCCTGGCTGCTGGCCGAAGCCAATGTTCTGCAGGGGCGCACCGTCACCAGCTGGCCCTCGATCCGCACCGATCTGCGCAATGCGGGGGCTCAGGTGGTGGATCAGGCGGTGGTGGTCGACGGCAATCTGATCACCAGCCGCAAGCCGGACGATATTCCGGCCTTTTCCAAAGCCGTGATCGCGGCCTTGCAGGAAAGCGCGGCGGCCTAGCTTCAAGGCCCGGCCGCCGCACCTCCGGAGAGGGCATCAACGCGTCTTCAGGGCGTAATCGACGGTCTTGCCGGTCTGCATGCGCCGGGCCAGCTGGGTCTGGCGCAGGTCTGACAGCTGCTGATAGCCCTGCTGACGCGCGGTGTTGGCGCAGGCGGTGGCCTGAAGGTTGAACCCGTCGGGATCGGGCAGACCGGCGCATACGCTGCGCGCCGCCCCGCTGATCCGGCGCCGGGCCAGAGCCTCACCCTTTGGCGTGGTCACATCCACGCCCGCAAGGTTGATCTCCAGACGCGGCGCGCGATCGGGGTCCTGGTTCAGATCCTGCGCCGCAACCGGGGAAGCGGCGGCCACCATCAGGCCAGAAAACAGAGCGCAGCGGGCAAAAAAGCTCATTCTGTAGGTCATGGTCGATCTCCTGAGTTGGGGGTTACGGAGGGCTTCGATCCCGGTTTCCGTCTGACGCAGGCGCAAAGAGGCGTTCCGTCAGCGCAGGTGGCAGCGGAAAACAGGGCAATTCAGTCTGAAAGCGGGTCTATCGGGGGCCCGTCCGGGAGGTGAAACCGGACGGGCCGACGTATCGAGACAGGCGATGGGCTCTCCGGTCCGCCTCGATCGTCAAAGGGTCAGTCGTTGCGTTCCATGGCGGCGGCGCGGCGCGCGGCCTGTGCTTCGCGGCGGGCCTCGGCCGCCTCCGCCAGGGCCTGGCGGCGAGCGTGATCGGCCTCCGCCAGAGCCTCGCGCCGGGTCTGTTCGGCCTCACGTCGAACCTGATCGGCCTCCGCCAGCGCCTGACGCCGGGCGTCCTCGGAGTCGCGGCGG includes the following:
- a CDS encoding type 1 glutamine amidotransferase domain-containing protein; the encoded protein is MSRVLILATDGFEQSELTGPRDALHQAGIETVVASPRPGEIKGWQHTDWGDSVAVDQTLDEVNEGSFDALVLPGGQMNPDKLRLEPKAIALVQSFARAGKPVAAICHGPWLLAEANVLQGRTVTSWPSIRTDLRNAGAQVVDQAVVVDGNLITSRKPDDIPAFSKAVIAALQESAAA
- a CDS encoding UrcA family protein, which codes for MTYRMSFFARCALFSGLMVAAASPVAAQDLNQDPDRAPRLEINLAGVDVTTPKGEALARRRISGAARSVCAGLPDPDGFNLQATACANTARQQGYQQLSDLRQTQLARRMQTGKTVDYALKTR